In a single window of the Zea mays cultivar B73 chromosome 5, Zm-B73-REFERENCE-NAM-5.0, whole genome shotgun sequence genome:
- the LOC100192058 gene encoding putative RING zinc finger domain superfamily protein, with translation MSTPAAAYYAAAARKQYFCYQCNRTVLIAASAAAAGELSCPECHGDFLEEVTVPAPTFIPLPFPFPFAPTTIPAASTTPAPAPAAGSGGSPSLSSSSSSAATSPSQPNDISSILNSFLGLGEQPIRVGGSASRAAAGTATPENEPEPFDPVMFFQNYIHSLVEGGANIQVLLDDASVTLGSGPGLGRIGGASFGDYFVGPGLEQLIEQLAENDPNRYGTPPAAKSVLSSLPDVLVTHAMVAAAEGAECAVCKEDFSPGEVAKQMPCKHIYHTDCIVPWLELHNSCPICRFELPTDDPDYEGRKGTNPQPAVGVAAAASGSSTAAEGQMEERQENPRVVERRFNVSLPWPFSGLGGQTSQQDGNSGGSGSNSQGNAQDGDPPSNKN, from the coding sequence ATGTCGACTCCAGCCGCCGCCTActacgccgccgccgcgcgcaagCAATACTTTTGCTACCAATGCAACCGCACCGTTCTCATCgcggcctccgccgccgccgccggggagctCTCGTGCCCCGAGTGCCACGGCGACTTCCTCGAGGAGGTCACCGTCCCTGCCCCCACCTTCATCCCGCTGCCCTTCCCGTTCCCCTTTGCCCCCACCACGATCCCCGCCGCCAGCACCACCCCGGCCCCCGCCCCAGCAGCCGGCTCCGGTGGGTCCCCTTCCTTATCGTCCTCGTCCTCTTccgccgcgacctccccttcccaGCCCAACGACATCTCCTCCATCCTCAACTCCTTCCTGGGACTAGGCGAACAACCCATCAGGGTCGGCGGCTCTGCctcgcgcgccgccgccggcacGGCCACCCCCGAGAACGAGCCCGAGCCCTTCGACCCGGTCATGTTCTTCCAGAATTACATCCATAGCCTCGTTGAGGGAGGCGCCAACATCCAGGTCCTCCTCGACGACGCCAGCGTCACCCTCGGCTCCGGACCCGGCCTCGGGCGTATCGGCGGGGCAAGCTTTGGGGATTACTTCGTCGGCCCAGGCCTCGAACAACTCATCGAGCAGCTCGCCGAGAACGACCCCAACCGCTATGGCACGCCGCCGGCTGCCAAATCGGTCCTCTCCTCGCTCCCCGACGTCCTCGTGACTCATGCCATGGTCGCAGCTGCGGAGGGCGCTGAGTGCGCCGTCTGCAAGGAGGATTTCTCGCCTGGAGAGGTGGCCAAGCAGATGCCCTGCAAGCACATCTACCACACTGACTGCATTGTGCCGTGGCTTGAGCTTCACAACTCGTGCCCCATCTGCCGATTTGAGCTGCCTACTGACGATCCTGATTACGAGGGGCGGAAGGGCACTAATCCTCAGCCGGCTGTTGGTGTGGCTGCTGCTGCATCTGGGAGCTCTACTGCTGCTGAGGGACAGATGGAGGAGAGGCAGGAGAATCCAAGGGTGGTTGAGAGGAGGTTCAATGTGTCGCTGCCGTGGCCATTCAGTGGACTGGGAGGGCAAACATCGCAGCAGGATGGGAACAGTGGAGGCAGTGGTAGCAACTCACAAGGAAATGCACAGGATGGTGacccacccagcaacaagaattgA
- the LOC109939444 gene encoding zinc finger BED domain-containing protein RICESLEEPER 2: MTGQSKTFSQSSLRFGCRDTGKVLVENYTFDREIARKELASMMVLHEYPLCMVDHTGFRRFVSTLQPLFKMVTRNTIRNDIMKQYEIEKKKAIAFMAGNNSRVAITTDMWTADNQKKGYMAIIAHFIDQSWKLRSIVMRFIYVPSPHTAEGILPCVILFMYSCWNCNLEVWTMNRTCVWIWCIIHVCNS; encoded by the exons ATGACCGGACAAAGCAAGACATTTAGCCAAAGCTCATTGAGGTTTGGTTGTCGTGATACAGGGAAAGTGTTAGTGGAGAACTATACTTTTGATCGAGAAATTGCTAGAAAGGAGCTTGCATCTATGATGGTTTTGCATGAATACCCATTATGCATGGTTGATCATACAGGATTTAGAAGATTTGTTAGCACACTTCAACCTTTGTTCAAAATGGTGACAAGGAACACTATTAG GAATGACATCATGAAGCAATATGAGATAGAAAAGAAGAAAGCCATTGCTTTCATGGCAGGAAACAACTCTAGGGTTGCTATCACTACTGATATGTGGACTGCAGACAACCAAAAGAAAGGCTACATGGCTATCATAGCCCATTTTATTGATCAATCATGGAAGCTTAGGAGCATTGTGATGAG GTTCATTTATGTGCCAAGTCCACATACTGCTGAGGGTATACTGCCATGTGTCATCTTATTTATGTACTCTTGTTGGAACTGTAATCTTGAAGTATGGACTATGAACAGAACTTGTGTTTGGATTTGGTGTATCATTCATGTGTGTAATAGCTAG